TCTGGCTTTCATTGCTCTGGGGGCCTCCACCCTGACTCTGGATGCAGAAGGACCCATCACCGAAACCGCTGAATTTGAGATGCCAGAGGCTGCAATCCTTCAGGAAGCCTTGAACGGTTTTCTGGGGCCTCAACAGCAGATTCCCCCTCAATTCAGTGCCATTCAGGTGGGTGGGGTGCGGGCTTATGACATTGCCCGTCAGGGAGGCTCAATTGATTTGCCTGCCCGGTCCATCACCATCCACGAATTGACTTTGCTGGGGGTCAGTGACGCCCAGAGCCTTCCTGCATTGGGATTCGGTCCCAAAGAAACAGGGTGGGATCTGGACCCCGCAGGACGCCAGTTCTCTTTCCCAGAGCAACTTGGGAATTTTCCAGTGTTGATGGTGCGTTGCAGCGTCAGTTCAGGCTCTTACATCCGTGCTCTGGCCAGAGATGTGGGATTGGCTCTGGGCGTTCCTGCCCACCTTGCAGGTCTGGTCCGAACAAGGGCCGGAAAATACCACCTGCAAGACTGTGTGACCCTTGAAGCCCTCCCTGAGGCCACAGGTTTTCCAGAAACCTCTGCCTTGGAATTTCCAGTGCTGGAAGTGGATGTAGAACTGGCACGCAGATTGCGTTCAGGACAAAAAATCCGCCATGACACGGATGGCCGCCTCGTGATCCTGCACGAAGGGGCTCTGGTCGCTGTGGCCGAAGTCACCGATGGGGTTTTGAAGGTGCTCAGGGTCTGGCACTGACCCTTGACCTTCACCCAGCGTGAGCCACGAGACTGTTTGCGGGTGAAGCCATGTTCAAGATCGGTGAATTTGCACACATCACAGGGGTGACCCTGCGAACCCTCAGGCACTATGACGAGGTGGGGTTGCTCTCTCCAGAGCGCCTGTCTGAGAACGGATACCGCATGTATTCCGCACAGGACCTGCAGAAAATGCAGCAGATCCTGTCTTTGCGGGAGCTGGGTGTTCCTCTGGACACCATCAGACAGGTTCTGGTGGGCCCACCGGCCTCTTTGCAGGAGGTTTTGCAGGAACACCGCAGGATGCTGCAACAAGAACTTGAGCAGCTTCAATCCAGAATCAAGCGTCTGGAACACAGACTGCAGGAGGTTCGCATGTACAGTCCCGAGATCCGTTCCATCCCGGCCCGCCATGTGCTGTCCACCCGTGAAACCGCACAGGATTACCAGCATGTCACTGCACCGATGCAGGTCCTCTGGAACAGGCTCTGCCAGCACATTGAGCATCATCCTGTCGAGCGCACTGGACCAGACACCGTCATCTGGCATGGCGATTATGGAGACATGGCCGCCTTCACGCTGGAATTGGTGTTTCCCATTGAAAAACCTGTTGAAGGCACCTCTGAAATCGAGTGCCACCTTCAAGAGGCAACCCCTGAGATGGGAGTGGTGTTGCATCGGGGCAGTTATGAGGTCCTTGGAGAGGCTTATGCAGCTCTGGCCACCTTTCTGGAAGCACAGGGATATGAACGGGCAGGCCACATGCGTGAAGTGTATTTGCACTTCGATGCAGACGAAAACCAGCACCTGACGGAAATCCACATTCCAGTCAAGCAGAAGACCTGAAGCCTTGGATGTAAAGTTATACTCGAGCTTCAATATTTATGCCTTTGTCGACATCCATCCTGAAACATCTCAGGGTGGATGTTTTTCGTGTGCAATCAACACTTATCTTGACCGGGTTCAGTCGCTCAAAATGAGGAAAAAACCATCTTCCCTTTTGCAGGGCAAATCGGTTATCTTAAGGTTCAAGCAACTTGTATACAGGATACACAACATGTGTGTCTGAGCAGCAATGTGCTTTCGCAATACCAGACTTCTGCAAAGAAGTGCTGAGAAGGAAGGTCAACATGATCATCGGCTTGCCTAAAGAAATCAAAGTCAAAGAAAACCGCGTGGCCCTTACCGACGGTGGCGTAGCCAGTCTGGTTCGCCGTGGGCACACGGTTCTGGTTGAACGTGGCGCAGGTGTGGGCTCGGGCATCTCCGACGAAGCCTACCTCGCTGCTGGCGCACAGCTTGTCTCGGTAGACGAAGCCTGGGGCGCAGACATGGTCGTCAAAGTCAAAGAACCCATCGAGCGGGAATACAAGTACCTCAGAAAAGGGCTCTTGCTGTTCACCTACCTGCACCTTGCTGCAGACAAACCCCTCACAGACCGCCTGATGGAAAGCGGAACCACCGGTGTGGCCTACGAAACCGTGCAACTGCCTGACGGAAGCCTGCCCCTGCTCACCCCCATGAGCGAAGTGGCCGGACGCCTGTCAGTGCAGGCCGGAGCCTACCACCTGCAAAAACCCAACGGTGGTCTGGGCGTACTGCTCGGCGGCGTTCCCGGTGTGGAGCCCGGCAAAGTGGTCATCCTCGGGGGTGGTGTGGTCGGGACCAACGCGGCCAAAATGGCCATGGGCCTCGGGGCACAGGTGACCATTCTGGACGTCAGCCACAAACGCCTGCAATACCTCGATGATGTGTTCGGAGGCCGTCTGGTCACCCTGATGAGCACCGAAGAGAACATCCGCAAAACCATTGCCCAGGCCGATCTGGTCATCGGTGGCGTGCTGATCCCCGGAGCCAAAGCCCCCCACCTGATCACCAGAGACATGCTTTCCCTGATGAAACCCGGCAGTGTGATTGTGGATGTGGCCGTGGACCAGGGTGGATGCGTGGAAACCATCCATGCCACCACCCACGACGATCCCACTTATGTGATCGATGATGTGGTGCACTACGGCGTGGCCAACATGCCCGGTGCAGTGCCCAGAACCAGCACCTACGCCCTGACCAACCAGACCATCCGTTACGCTCTGGAACTGGCAGACAAAGGTCTGGATGCCCTGACCAGCAACCCTGCCCTGCTGAAAGGCCTGAACACTTATCAGGGCGAATGCACCAACGAAGGGGTTGCAGAAGCCTTCGGACTGAAGTTTGTGGACCCTACTGAAGCCCTGAAAAAAGTGCTGGCCTGACCAGAGCAAAAAACAAAAAGGAGGTCTTTTCAGACCTCCTTTTTTCATGCACTCTGGATTTTATTTGTTTTCAGGGGTTTCAGGTTTGGTTGGGGTTTCAGGGGTTTCAGGCTTCTTGGGGGTTTCTTCGTCGTCTTTGAGGAGGTCTGTTAAAAAGCTCCTGCCATCAATGCTCAAACGAAGCAGCACACTTTTGTCTTGATTTTTGTAGTTGTTTTTGATGCCCACAGTATAGTACATGGGAATTTCTTTGATGTCCTTTTCCACCTTGATGCGATAAGTCACATCAATGCTGTCATAGTAGTAGTATCCACTTTCATCATAAGTGTTGTAAAGACTGTCAATCTCACGACGGGCTTCAACATAAGCAATCTGGACATCGACACCTGCTGCAGGAGAGACAGAATTCACGGTCAGCATTCCACTGAGTTCACTGGCATACACATCGCCTTCTCTGGGTGTTTCTGACACCTGAACCGACTTGTCCACGAGTTTGGAAAAATCACCATCCCAATATTTTTCGGAATAGGCCACTGTGGCATAAGTGATGGTGCCCGACTTGACCGCAATGGTGCTCAGACTTTCGTATCTCTCAGCTTTATAAGGATTCTTAGAGTTATTGACGCCCGCCGCCGGAGCACACGCAATCAATCCAACCATTAAACCACAGACCAACAACATATTACGCATTTTTCACCTACTGGGTCTCAAAGACTCCTGAAATATTATGAATGTTGGATGAAATTTTTGCAAGAAGAACAAGAAGGATTAAGCCAAATTTCCTAGAGGTGTCATCAAACGACATCAAAGAATCAGCAGGTCATCTTGCAAATTGAAACCATGCTCTGGGGTTTCACCTGAAGACTTCACGGACCTGAAAGTCCAGAGGCTTTTCCAGTTTGCCATCAAACGACAAAAACACCCGATAATTCCCACTGTAGCCGATGTCTGTGGCAACGGTTTTGAAAGTCAGGGTCAGATGATCAACGAATGTCACCCGTGTTCCTGTTCGGTCTTTGATTTTCCTGAACCCTTCAACTTTGACCAGTTCAAAAACCACTTTGTCTTCAGCAGGATCTTTCAAAAGGAACCGTGAAGTGAAATCTCCCAAGGGAATGCTGTCCCCTGTGAAGGTTGCAAATTCAGAATCTGGTCGCAGTGCAGTGAATGTTTTTCCTGAACCGGTCAATTCCAGAGCCGTATAAGACATTGAGAAATAAGAGGTGCCATGGGGAATGTTCACCGATTGGCCCGCAGCAAACACATTTGGGGCATCCTTGCTGGAGCCTGCAGGAATTGGAGCGCATCCAAAAAACAAAGTGACCATCAGCATCCCGAACCATTTTTTCTGAGAATCCATTGAAACTTTTTGCATGAACACCATTATGCATTGTTCATGTGTCCTCTCAAAAGCCTCAACTCCGGTATACTCTGAGGTTTATAGAGGTAAACATGAAAGGACACATTACCATCACTGAAGGGGCCCTCGCTGCCCTGATTGGTCTGACGGCACACGAAATTCCCGGCGTGGTGGGGATGTCCCCTGCCAACATCCGAGACGGCCTGAGAAAGATTCTGGGCAAAGCCCAGGCTTCTGAAGGGGTCACCATCAAAAAAGACAGCAACGGTCAGTACAGTGCTGACCTGTATGTGATTGTGGCTTTTGGCGTCAACATTCCCATTGTGGCCCGCAACATCGAAGAAAAAGTCAAAGACTTTGTCAAACGCAATGCAGGCATTGAGCTTGCAGGAGTGACGGTGCATGCGGTTGGAGTCAGCCATGCCTGAAACCCTCACCCCTCAACAGATTGCCGCCTCTTTGCGTTATGCCACCGACTGGCTCGGGGTGTATAAAGAGCAGGTGAACGCCCTGAACGTGTACCCCGTTCCAGACGGCGACACGGGCACCAACATGCACCTCACCATGCAGTCCATCCGCCGGGAACTCGACACCTGCGATGAAAACAACATGCCCAGCGTGGCCAAGGCCATCGCTTACGGGGGTCTGCTCGGGGCCAGAGGCAACAGTGGCGTGATCCTGAGCCAACTCTTCAAAGGCTTCTCTGAGAGCATCCGTGATCACAAAACCGTGTCTGTGGACACCCTGAAAACCGCTTTTGAGCAAGCCTCCAGACTGGGCTACGCTGCTGTGATGAAACCCGTAGAGGGCACCATCCTGACCGTTGCCCGAGAAGTGGGCTCTGGGGCACGCAAAGCCAAAGTGACCACCATTGAGGAACTGCTGGAATGTGCTTTGAAGTCAGGACAGATCGCTCTGGACAACACCCCAAATCAGCTTCCCGCCCTCAAACAGGCCGGAGTGGTGGACAGTGGGGGTCAGGGTTACCTGTATCTGCTGGAAGGCATGCTGGCTTACTTGCACAACCGTGCCCTTCCCGAAGCTCCCAAAATCGAGTCTTACGCAGGTCAGGGTGTGGAACACGAGGAGTTTGGTTACTGCACCGAATTCCTGATGAAAGACTGCACCTTGCCCATCGAAAAGGTCCGTGAACTGGTGGCCCCTTACGGGGACAGTTTGCTGGTGGTGGGCGCTGAAGGATACGTCAAAGGGCACATCCACACCAACGAACCAGACGAGTTGCTTTCCACGGTGGCCAGACACGGCAACATGGTCCGCACCAAAGTGGAAGACATGAGCGAACAGCACACCGAAATCCTTGCCATGGCAGGGGCCAGCACCCGGGCAGAAGAAGACCTCCCCCAGAGTGGTCTGGTGGCAGTGGCAAGTGGGTACGGCTTGGTGAAAGTGTTCCGTTCTCTGGGTGCCCGTGTGGTCTCGGGAGGACAAACCCAGAACCCCAGTGTGCAGGACATTCTGGATGCAGCAAAATCCGTGACCGCCAGAGAAATCATCATTCTGCCCAACAACAAAAACGTGATCATGGCCGCCCAGAAAGCCGCAGAGTTGCTGGGACCCCATGTGAAGGTGCTGCCCACCCGCACCCTCGGGCAGGGCATGAGTGCAGCCATCGGCTTTTCCAGCTTCTCCCCTGTTGAAGAGCAACTGGAAATGATGCAGGACAGCGCCAATCGGGTCACCACTCTGGAAGTCACCCGGGCTTCCAGAAGCGTTGAACTCAACGGTCTGAACATTGAAGAAGGCGGGGTCATTGGCCTGAAAGACGATGAACTGGTGCATGCAGGGGGCACCCCAGAGGAAGCCGTTCTGACCATGCTGCGTCAGGTGCACACCGATCAGACTGTGGCCACCATTTTCACGGGTCCCAATGTCGATCAAGAGCAAATTGATGGTCTCATGAACACGCTTCAGGAGGCTTTCCCCGATTTGATGGTGGAAATCCATGCTGGCGGGCCGGACCTGTACGATTATCTGGTGACTCTGGAGTGATCCAAGTTGGTCAAAAACCCTCAGCCCTTAAAGCTGAGGGTTTTTTGCAAAAGGCATAATGCAGATTGCTTTTTGACCATTCACACAGAAGCCAGCAACACAGGCCAGCATTCTCATGCCTCGCGCAATGTTGCCCTCTCTGAGGAGGCCTCAACCTCCCATTTGATGCTGTGGCTTTGGAGTTGCCTTGTTCTTCTGCCTTCTGCACCCCATCTGTTTTCCACACGTCCATTTTTTTCATGCAGGTGCGGTAGGATGGGGCCTGTATGATTGATCCCCACCAGTTTCCGTTTGATGCGCAATGCCACCCGGAGGCCAGAGCGGCCCACCGCATCACTTTTGTGGCACAGGATTGTGACGAAAACACCGCCTTTGCGGCCTTGCAAGGGGCATCCCGGCATGGCAATGAATTCATTGAACAGGCTCTGGAACGGGGTGCTCCTTTTGTGCTGACCAATCTGGATGTGCCCCGTGCCCTGAAGGTGGAAGATGCCACTGCGGCCTTGCGCCAGTGGGCACGCCACCAGAGGGACCAGCATGACCATGCAGTCATTGGAATCACCGGAAGTGCAGGCAAAACCACCGCCAAAGAACATGTCCGTGCAGCCGTGGATGGGGTGTGCACCCCCGGCAACCTGAACACCCTGAATGCCATTTCTTGTTTCCTCTTGGAACATGCCACCATCACCCCTGCCCCTCTGGTGGTGGAAATGGGCATCGACCGCATGGGTGAAATGCAAGAACTGGTGGCTCTGGTTTCACCGGATTATGGTGTGGTGACCGCTGTGGGTGAGGCGCATCTGGAATTCCTGAAAACCGTGGAAAACGTTGCACGCGAGAAAGGGGTCATTTTGCAGGCCCGCAAACTCGGGGTGGTCAGCCAGAGGTGCAGCCATTTTTATCCGGGTTTGCCCACTTACGGCTTCGAGCAGGGTACTTTTCAGGGCAAAAACCTGAATTTCGATCCCGAGCAGTGCCACTTCCAGTTCATGGATCAGGGCGTGACGGTTCCCACCACTTCTCAGGTGGTTGCAGAAGCTGCTGTGCTGGCTCTGGGACTGGCCAGCGAACTGAAAATCCCTTTGCGTGAAGCTGCAGAGCGCCTCCAGAGTGTGGATGTGCCGGGCGGGCGCTTCCGGGTTCATGTGGGCCGGATCACCGTCATTGACGACACTTACAACGCCAATCCCATTTCGATGCGGGCCAGTCTGGAAAACCTCAAGCATTACAAAGGTCGCAAATTGGCCGTGCTGGGTGACATGCTGGAGCTTGGACCCGACGCTGCAGGGTTTCACCGCAGCATCGGGAATTTTGCCCAGCAGTACGCCGATCTGGTGTTCAGCGTGGGTGAGCATGCCGCTCAACTTTCCGCCCATCCACAAACCGACATGCAAGCTCTGATCCACACCCTCAAACAGGAAGTGCGGGCCGGGGATGTGGTGCTGTTCAAAGCCTCCAGAGGGGTCAGGCTCGAACAGGCGGTGCAGGCCATCAAAGAGGCTTTTGGTGTTTAAACGTCTGGCGGTGTTCATGCTGGCTCTGGTGTCCTGCGCTCCGTCAGCACAGGTGGGACCTCAAGGCAAAAGCCTGTCTGTGGCCACGTTTTCCAGAGGGATCGCTTGGGGTTCAGGGCGCACGGTGTACATCCTTCAAGGGCCCCGTTTTGAGCTGGAAAAAATCTCTTTGCCTGCCAACCTCTCTGGACTGGCATGGTGGAACGAAGAGGTATACGCCAGCCTTCCTGATGCGAGTTGGGTGATCCGGGTGCAAGGGGTATCGGATGTGCGCCCTGTGGGACGGGCACGCGCCCTCAGCAACAACCTGATTTACCTCGAAAATGGTGGGGTTTTGAACCCCTCAGGGAACAGCGCCTCTTACCGCTTTCCGGGTTTCATCGAAGACCTCTTGAGCGTGGAGGGCACCGATTACGTGCTGGCCAGTGGCAAGATCTATCAATTGCAGGAAGGCAAAACCACCTTTTTGCGCAACAGCAGCGATGCTTTTCTGTATGCAGTGCCAAACGGGGTACAAACCGCTGCGGTTCCCACAGTGCAAGTGAGAAACAAGCAATTTGTGCTTCAAGGGCAAAAAGTGCTGCTCAAAGACCTGCAAAATGAGGTTTTGAACACCTGGAGCCTGCCTTCTCAGAAGGAATGCCACTTGGGCGTGGTGTACGATCAAGTCATGCTGGTTTGCAAAGACGGATTTTTTCAGCGTTTTGATCTGGAGTTGAACGCAGTCGGGAGTGCGAAGTGAGTGAACTTCTCAACGTGGTGTGGGGGGCTCTGGCCGCCTGGTTTTTTGTCGGCCTGTTTCTGGGCATCGCCAGAAGGCGCGGATGGGGCCAGACCGTACGCAAAGACGGTCCCCAGACCCACTTGGTGAAACAGGGCACACCCACCATGGGTGGTGCGCCTTTCGTGGTGGCTTTGTTGTTTGTGTGGGTGCTCAATCACATCCAGACCGGGCTCACCGAGGTGAAACCTCAGGAAGTGGTGTTGCTGCTCAGCATTGTGCTGATGGGCATCATCGGGCTGATTGACGATTACCTGATTGTGCGTTCCAAACTGACCGGAGCAGCAGAACGGGGCGGCCTGATGGCCCGCTACAAAATCGCTTTGCAGATTGTGGTGGGTCTGGCATTCGGGATTGCCTCTGCCAGACTGGCGCACCCCACCACCATGGACTGGGTGTTCTGGTTTGATTTGCTGTTCAACACTTTTGTGATGGTGGGTGCTGTAAACGCCTTCAACTTCACCGATGGGGTCGATGGCCTGTGTGCAGGGGTGACCCTGATCATCATTTTGCCCCTGATCGGGGTGTCTCCGGTGGTCGCCATCATGGCAGGGTGCATCGTGGGTTACCTCTGGTACAACTGGAAACCTGCCAGCATTTTCATGGGAGATGTCGGCTCACACGCACTGGGGGCTCTGGCTGCCGGGGCTTACATCCTGTATGACCACACCTGGCTTTTGCCGATTGCTGCTGTGGTTCCCGTCATGGAAATCCTGAGTGTGGCCCTGCAAGTGGCCTACTTCAGGCAAACCGGAGGCAAACGCATCTTCAAAATGACCCCCATCCACCACCACTTTGAACTGAGTGGCTGGCAGGAAGGCAAAGTGGCCGGTCGTTTCTTTGCCATCACGGCCATTTTCACGGCTCTGGCATGGGGCCTTTTCGGGAAAGCACAATGAACGCCCTGATCTACGGACTCGGACGCTCAGGTCGCGGGGTGGCCCGTTACCTGAAAAAACTGGGCTGGAATGCCGAATGGCTGGACCAGAGGCCCCAACCAGAGGACCTCGAACTGGTTTCAGAACTGGGGTTTCAGCAAGGCTCTGCAGACCAAGCTTACCCATGGGTGATTGCTGCTCCGGGCGTACCCATTGACCATCCAGATCTGGAAAAACTGCGGTCTCTGGGTGCAAAAGTGATCGGAGAACTGGAACTGGGCTTCCTGACCCGCAGAACCCCGATTGTCGGAATCACAGGGACAGCAGGCAAAGGGGGAACCAGTGTGCTGATCACCCAACTGCTGCAAGCCTCTGGTCTGAATGCCCGGATTGGGGGCAACTTCGACCCGCCTTTTCTGGACATCATCGACGATGCCGAAGTGGCCGTGGTGGAGATTTCTTCTTTCCAACTGGAACGCATCCAGACCTTCAGACCCCATGTGGCGGTGATCACCAACATGGACATCGACCATCTGGACCGCCACAAAACCATCGAGGCGTACCACGGGGCCAAATGGCGCATTCAGGAAAACCAGCTTTCCGACGACACCTTGGTCGTGATGGAAGAACTGCAGGTGCCCTCCTCTGCCCGGGCACGCATCCTGAAATTTGCCCGCATGCCAGAGCAAATCCGGTTGCAAAACGGTGATCTGGTGCTGGACGCAGCAAATTTGCCCAGAGGGATCCATCCTGCCAATGCACAAGCAGCCGTGCTGGCCACCGAAAGCTACCTGCAACAAATCCAGAAACCGCTGGATGTGCAGGCCATCCGTCAGGCTCTGCTGGAAGCAGAACCCGTCAAGGGCCGCAATGAACGGGTGGCCACCCACCAGAACATTGATTTTGTTGTCGATTCGATTGCCACACGCACCATCGCTGTGAAATCTGCTCTGGAACAAGCCAGAGCCCCCATCGTCTGGCTGGTGGGTGGTCGGGACAAAGGGGCCGCTCTGGAACCTTTGCAGGAAGTGGCCCAGCAGAAAGTCAAATTCATTGTGGGTTTCGGAGAGGCTGGAGCGCAGTTTGCAAGCGCCTTTAACCTTCCCCACCAGATCATCTTTGAGGCAGATGGAGATGCTACCATCAGAGAAGCTGTAAAAGCCGCTGCCGAGCAGCTTCCTGAGGGTGGAACGGTGCTGCTCGCCCCACTGGGGACCAGTTTCGACCAGTTCAAGGATTACAAAGATCGGGAGCGGGCTTTTCGGGAGGCTGTCCAGTGCTATACGAAGGAACCCTGAAACCCACCCTCACCTTAAAAAGCCGCCAGTACCAGCAACTCCTCTGGCTTGCACAGGGCATCCTCGGGGTGCTTGGCATGATCGGGGTGGCCACAGCCATGCCTGGAGAGCTGACCGGCCACATCCCACAAACCCTGCTGGCCATGCTGGCTGCCTTCATTTTTGCGATGCTGAGGCCCAAAGGGATCATTCGGATTGCACCCTTCATGTGGGTGGTCTCCCTGATCCTGCTGGTCCTAACCCTGTTCATCGGGGTGGGGGGCAACGACAGTGAAGTGAAACGCTGGCTGGAAATCGGTCCCATCCGCTTTCAACCTTCCGAAATCGCCAAACTGACCCTGATCATGCAACTCGGCAGCGCCTTTGCCCGCAAAGGGGTCAATGCCAAACTCTGGCAGAGCAGCCTGATGATCATGACCACCACTTTTCTGGTGATTCTGGAACCAGACCTCGGGACCAGCGTGCTGATTTTTGCCTCAGGCATCCTGATGATGTTCGCTGCAGGGGTGCGATTCACCAGCATCAGTGCCCTGATCCTGTCGTTGTTTCTGGTGGCCTTGCCTTTTGCCAGCAGTTATCTGGAACGTCACCCTTACATCACCGCCCGTTTCTTCGGTCACGTGAACACCGTACAGGGCAAAGACACTTCGCAGGACTCGGGATACCAGATCAAACAGGCCCGCAAAGCCATGGAACGGGGTGGGCTCTGGGGACAAGGGGTGGATGGACGCATGCCCAGACTCCCGGCCAAAGACACCGACATGATCATTGCCAGTGTGGCCTTCGCCACAGGGTTCATTGGTGTGGCGATGGTGATTCTGGCGTACTGGTTGGTGGCCTATGTGGGACTCGGGGCATCGGCCATGGTGGTGAGTGCGGGAACGTTCCGACCGCATTTGCACGCTGCCAGCATCATGGCGACCGGAGCGATGTTCATGATTGTGGGACAGGCCTTTGTGAACCTGTGTGTGGCCATCGGCCTCTTTCCTGTGACCGGGGTACCTTTACCGATGGTGTCCAACGGAGGCAGTTCACAACTGTCCATGGGCATTGCTTTTGGCCTGATCCACTCGGCTTTGCGTGAAGTCCGTCTGGCCGAAGGGACCAACCCAGAGCACGCCTCCGCCTTGTAAATTCTTCTGTCAACAATCTCCAGAGACTGAAGTGATTGCTTCAGTCTTTTTTATGATACAAGTGATTTCCCTAAAAACAAATGTCATTATTCAAGCAGAAAAAAGACATCGTTTGGGCCCTTTAATGAAAATCAGCAAATTTCCATAGAATGAGCATGTTCTCCATTCTAACTTCAAGAGAATCCCATAAAACCCATGACCCATATCATCTGACTGTCACCTGTTCACCTTAGGCTGATGGGGACATCAGACAATGCTTGATGTTTTTCAACGTTTTTGATTTTTTTGCTGCTCCAGAGTGGCAGAAAACCGTTTTCTGTGAAAGGAGAACTTTATGTTTTACCACGACAAAAAACTGCAATACACCGTTCGGGTGGACCGCCCGGATCCCTGCTTCGCCCGCATGCTG
This portion of the Deinococcus misasensis DSM 22328 genome encodes:
- the truB gene encoding tRNA pseudouridine(55) synthase TruB, whose amino-acid sequence is MPIYAVDKPLHFTSHDVVAKSRKLLQTRKIGHTGTLDPLATGVLVLCVNGSTKLVQFMESDSKDYLAFIALGASTLTLDAEGPITETAEFEMPEAAILQEALNGFLGPQQQIPPQFSAIQVGGVRAYDIARQGGSIDLPARSITIHELTLLGVSDAQSLPALGFGPKETGWDLDPAGRQFSFPEQLGNFPVLMVRCSVSSGSYIRALARDVGLALGVPAHLAGLVRTRAGKYHLQDCVTLEALPEATGFPETSALEFPVLEVDVELARRLRSGQKIRHDTDGRLVILHEGALVAVAEVTDGVLKVLRVWH
- a CDS encoding MerR family transcriptional regulator, which produces MFKIGEFAHITGVTLRTLRHYDEVGLLSPERLSENGYRMYSAQDLQKMQQILSLRELGVPLDTIRQVLVGPPASLQEVLQEHRRMLQQELEQLQSRIKRLEHRLQEVRMYSPEIRSIPARHVLSTRETAQDYQHVTAPMQVLWNRLCQHIEHHPVERTGPDTVIWHGDYGDMAAFTLELVFPIEKPVEGTSEIECHLQEATPEMGVVLHRGSYEVLGEAYAALATFLEAQGYERAGHMREVYLHFDADENQHLTEIHIPVKQKT
- the ald gene encoding alanine dehydrogenase; translation: MIIGLPKEIKVKENRVALTDGGVASLVRRGHTVLVERGAGVGSGISDEAYLAAGAQLVSVDEAWGADMVVKVKEPIEREYKYLRKGLLLFTYLHLAADKPLTDRLMESGTTGVAYETVQLPDGSLPLLTPMSEVAGRLSVQAGAYHLQKPNGGLGVLLGGVPGVEPGKVVILGGGVVGTNAAKMAMGLGAQVTILDVSHKRLQYLDDVFGGRLVTLMSTEENIRKTIAQADLVIGGVLIPGAKAPHLITRDMLSLMKPGSVIVDVAVDQGGCVETIHATTHDDPTYVIDDVVHYGVANMPGAVPRTSTYALTNQTIRYALELADKGLDALTSNPALLKGLNTYQGECTNEGVAEAFGLKFVDPTEALKKVLA
- a CDS encoding Asp23/Gls24 family envelope stress response protein; this translates as MKGHITITEGALAALIGLTAHEIPGVVGMSPANIRDGLRKILGKAQASEGVTIKKDSNGQYSADLYVIVAFGVNIPIVARNIEEKVKDFVKRNAGIELAGVTVHAVGVSHA
- a CDS encoding DAK2 domain-containing protein, encoding MPETLTPQQIAASLRYATDWLGVYKEQVNALNVYPVPDGDTGTNMHLTMQSIRRELDTCDENNMPSVAKAIAYGGLLGARGNSGVILSQLFKGFSESIRDHKTVSVDTLKTAFEQASRLGYAAVMKPVEGTILTVAREVGSGARKAKVTTIEELLECALKSGQIALDNTPNQLPALKQAGVVDSGGQGYLYLLEGMLAYLHNRALPEAPKIESYAGQGVEHEEFGYCTEFLMKDCTLPIEKVRELVAPYGDSLLVVGAEGYVKGHIHTNEPDELLSTVARHGNMVRTKVEDMSEQHTEILAMAGASTRAEEDLPQSGLVAVASGYGLVKVFRSLGARVVSGGQTQNPSVQDILDAAKSVTAREIIILPNNKNVIMAAQKAAELLGPHVKVLPTRTLGQGMSAAIGFSSFSPVEEQLEMMQDSANRVTTLEVTRASRSVELNGLNIEEGGVIGLKDDELVHAGGTPEEAVLTMLRQVHTDQTVATIFTGPNVDQEQIDGLMNTLQEAFPDLMVEIHAGGPDLYDYLVTLE
- a CDS encoding UDP-N-acetylmuramoyl-tripeptide--D-alanyl-D-alanine ligase, with the translated sequence MIDPHQFPFDAQCHPEARAAHRITFVAQDCDENTAFAALQGASRHGNEFIEQALERGAPFVLTNLDVPRALKVEDATAALRQWARHQRDQHDHAVIGITGSAGKTTAKEHVRAAVDGVCTPGNLNTLNAISCFLLEHATITPAPLVVEMGIDRMGEMQELVALVSPDYGVVTAVGEAHLEFLKTVENVAREKGVILQARKLGVVSQRCSHFYPGLPTYGFEQGTFQGKNLNFDPEQCHFQFMDQGVTVPTTSQVVAEAAVLALGLASELKIPLREAAERLQSVDVPGGRFRVHVGRITVIDDTYNANPISMRASLENLKHYKGRKLAVLGDMLELGPDAAGFHRSIGNFAQQYADLVFSVGEHAAQLSAHPQTDMQALIHTLKQEVRAGDVVLFKASRGVRLEQAVQAIKEAFGV
- a CDS encoding phospho-N-acetylmuramoyl-pentapeptide-transferase encodes the protein MSELLNVVWGALAAWFFVGLFLGIARRRGWGQTVRKDGPQTHLVKQGTPTMGGAPFVVALLFVWVLNHIQTGLTEVKPQEVVLLLSIVLMGIIGLIDDYLIVRSKLTGAAERGGLMARYKIALQIVVGLAFGIASARLAHPTTMDWVFWFDLLFNTFVMVGAVNAFNFTDGVDGLCAGVTLIIILPLIGVSPVVAIMAGCIVGYLWYNWKPASIFMGDVGSHALGALAAGAYILYDHTWLLPIAAVVPVMEILSVALQVAYFRQTGGKRIFKMTPIHHHFELSGWQEGKVAGRFFAITAIFTALAWGLFGKAQ
- the murD gene encoding UDP-N-acetylmuramoyl-L-alanine--D-glutamate ligase, translated to MNALIYGLGRSGRGVARYLKKLGWNAEWLDQRPQPEDLELVSELGFQQGSADQAYPWVIAAPGVPIDHPDLEKLRSLGAKVIGELELGFLTRRTPIVGITGTAGKGGTSVLITQLLQASGLNARIGGNFDPPFLDIIDDAEVAVVEISSFQLERIQTFRPHVAVITNMDIDHLDRHKTIEAYHGAKWRIQENQLSDDTLVVMEELQVPSSARARILKFARMPEQIRLQNGDLVLDAANLPRGIHPANAQAAVLATESYLQQIQKPLDVQAIRQALLEAEPVKGRNERVATHQNIDFVVDSIATRTIAVKSALEQARAPIVWLVGGRDKGAALEPLQEVAQQKVKFIVGFGEAGAQFASAFNLPHQIIFEADGDATIREAVKAAAEQLPEGGTVLLAPLGTSFDQFKDYKDRERAFREAVQCYTKEP